A genomic stretch from Oncorhynchus tshawytscha isolate Ot180627B linkage group LG07, Otsh_v2.0, whole genome shotgun sequence includes:
- the LOC112254910 gene encoding zinc finger and SCAN domain-containing protein 2-like isoform X1, with amino-acid sequence MSKMQLLQDYLNERLTAVAVEIFGAVENTIAEYQEEISRSKEEIDRLRKLLDLVFQPDIMLHRADPQQLTFPVPGEVPPEKQHCEQEWSTSLDQGDPEPKQIKEEQEEFGTSQEEEQLQVLESDTKEFILISTCVKRDCDQNPSQSSHLYQIHTVENRDRDSLPTKTIEQDIKTEHGEAYGESKPNNELQPLSPVNSDCSAAQIGNSESDNGVDGGGLMSGLQPLKSKRTLTKKGQSSKTREASELKVPLRAAHSGERPHRCPVCRKCFLKSSILKTHQRIHTGMKPYCCNVCGKSFREKGTLTEHTRSHTGEKPYQCKDCGKCFIRIRNLTDHMRIHTGEKPYQCSDCGKCFSQKKTLTIHMRTVHWRETVSVQRMWQMLQPDEKPERPY; translated from the exons ATGTCTAAAATGCAGCTGTTACAGGATTATCTAAACGAGCGATTAACAGCGGTGGCTGTTGAGATATTTGGGGCAGTGGAAAATACCATAGCAGAGTACCAGGAAGAAATCTCCCGTTCGAAGGAGGAGATCGATCGTCTACGGAAGCTGCTGGATTTGGTTTTCCAACCCGACATAATGTTACATAGAGCAG ATCCCCAGCAGCTCACATTTCCTGTACCTGGAGAAGTTCCCCCTGAGAAGCAGCACTGTGAGCAGGAGTGGAGCACCAGTCTGGACCAGGGCGACCCAGAGCCCAaacagattaaagaggaacaggaggagtttgggaccagtcaggaggaagagcagcttcagGTGCTGGAGTCTGATACCAAAGAGTTCATATTAATTTCTACCTGTGTGAAAAGGGACTGTGATCAGAACCCATCCCAGTCCTCACATCTTTACCAAATCCATACTGTGGAGAACAGAGATAGGGACTCTCTACCCACCAAAACAATTGAACAAGACATCAAAACAGAACATGGAGAGGCCTACGGAGAATCCAAACCAAACAATGAATTACAGCCCCTCTCTCCAGTAAATTCAGACTGTTCTGCAGCTCAGATTGGGAACAGTGAAAGTGACAATGGTGTGGATGGTGGAGGACTAATGTCAGGGTTACAGCCACTCAAATCAAAGAGAACATTGACAAAGAAAGGACAAAGCTCTAAGACCAGGGAAGCCAGTGAGTTGAAAGTTCCATTGAGGGCGGCTCACTCAGGGGAGAGACCACACAGGTGTCCCGTCTGCAGGAAATGCTTTCTGAAAAGTAGCATTTTAAAAACTCATCAGAGAATTCACACTGGCATGAAACCATATTGCTGTAATGTATGTGGCAAAAGTTTCAGAGAAAAGGGAACCTTGACAGAACATACGAGAAGTCACACTGGGGAGAAACCATATCAGTGCAAAGATTGTGGCAAATGCTTTATCCGGATTAGAAACCTGACAGACCATATGAGGATACATACTGGAGAGAAACCGTATCAGTGCAGTGATTGTGGCAAATGCTTCAGTCAGAAGAAAACCCTGACCATACATATGAGGACAgtacactggagagaaaccgtatccgtgcaaagaatgtggcaaatGCTTCAGCCAGATGAAAAGCCTGAAAGGCCATATTAG